Within Populus trichocarpa isolate Nisqually-1 chromosome 6, P.trichocarpa_v4.1, whole genome shotgun sequence, the genomic segment CTAATATTATCCAGTACAGATTCACTTCCAATCTTCGCAGCAGCCCACCACCACCGCTTATGCTATGCACCAGCAACaatttgaagataaaatagAAATACTTTCAATCCAGAAACCAGCCAGTAAAATACTTCATTTTCTATATCATTTaatcttcttctcttcatcctcctcttctttcttgatGCTGTCCTCATAGTCACAACCTTCTTTAGGACTCTCCAAAGCTCTCTTCTCttgctcttcctcttcctcttcctctcccACATCATTCAAATTCTTCTCTCTAACACATTCTccactcttcaatttcatctctgcCTTATTCTTCAATGCCTCCAACAATTCAATCACTGCCCTGTCCTTATTTCTCCTGTTCTTGATCAATAACTCACTTATATCAGCAGGAGTCATCTCTGCCTTGTCAATAACCTCTTCCAATTCCTTCAAAACCCCCTCATCCAAATCACTTTCTGCATTGCCCAAGTAATTCTTCAACAAGATCCTCAATGCAGGAAATGAACAGTAGCTCATGAAAACATGCATGTCCATTCTACCACTCCTTAACAATGCAGGATCAAGTTTGTCAATGTGGTTTGTTGTGAACACGAAAATCCGCTCGCTTCCACAACATGACCACAACCCATCAGTAAAATTCAATAACCCAGATAAAGTTATTGAATTCCCTCCTTCATCACCAGTGCTAACACCAGGCCCAGATCGCATTTCTGGGTCACAGTAACTCCTCCCAATAGAACTACTATTATTAGGACTACCCTTCTTCCTATTACTCAAATCAATAGAACAATCAATGTCCTCAATAACAATGATAGATTTTGAGCTTGTTTTCATCAAAAGTTTTCTAAGTTCAGAGTTATGGTGTACCTCAGTCAATTCAAGATCGTAAATATCATAACCAAGATAATTAGCCATGGCAGCAATCATGCTAGATTTACCAGTACCAGGAGGTCCATAAAGCAAATAACCTCTCTTCCAAGCTCTGCCTGTCTTTTGATAAAAAGATTGACCATTTGCAAAATCTTTCAAATCTTCAATGATCTCAGCTTTCTTGACAGGGTCCATAGCCAGAGTCTCAAAAGTACTTGGGTGCTTAAATGGCACTGACTCCCAAGGATGCCCTCTTGAATCCAAAGACCCACCTCTTGAATTAGTGTACAAAAGCCTGTCCTCGTTTTTCCTCCTCATATCATTGGCTTTCTCCATAATGTAATCAAGATAAGAATCAAGAATCAAAGACTTGTCCTTTTTCTTGATACGTAGAGTGAAACCTCTCTTCTCGTCAGGCAATGGACGCCAGGAAAAGGTCTGTGCTTGTCTTTGAGTCACAATATGTTCCCAAAGGACAGTAACACCATTGAAGGTGTCAAAGATAGTGTCATTGTTTGTTAggccaaaagttatggcacttgAATTCAGAGCACGAGTGAGGCTCAAACGGCTGCCAGAGATGGTGACACAGGAGCTTAGATAGAGTTGGACTGCGTTGTAGAGCTCGTTGGTGTTGACTCCATCAATTTCTGTTATATCAAAGTAGCAATAAGAAGTGAACATGTTAAAGACCCGGTTGAAGAGTTTCAGAGTTGCAAACCGGAGCTCTGGTGGGAATAATACATGAAGGAGACTTTGACAAAAGGCCAACACACCAAGTATTGAGGCCAAAGAGCCCCAATATTCTTTCATTCTGCTGTTCCTTTTTGTAAAGGATTGAGAGAGGTGGTGTttagttttttgggtttttttatgagAGGGGAGAGGGAAAGAACCAAGGAGGTGTTTTCTTTCTGTTCTCTAACTTTCGAGGAGGTTTTGTAAAAGGGTCTTTCTTGCTTTAATTTATAGGGACTGATGGGCCTTGGGATTTTGAGGGGTTTCTCTGTAGAAACTGGGGAATTTGTGGAGGGAGAGATGGGAATAAAGGAAAAGTAAGGGCACAAAAAGGGCAAGGGAAAGGAAAGGTTTTGAGATGTGGAGGAATTGGTGGACCAAGATATATACAAGTACAAAGAAAACAGCAAGGTAgagaggggaaaaaacaaaaaggatcttGGAGTCTTGAGTTGGAGAAGATCAGAGATGGGTCCAATTTGGTGTTCGAGGTGTTGGGGACTCGAGTGATTCACAGGAGATTTTGCTGGaccatttttgtttcttaactCCCTTCCAGTACTCTATTATGGAGGATTTGAAAAGGTCCTTTgcttacaggaaaaaaaaaaaactgagatggATCGTGAAATGAGAGAGATGATATTTCAAGATGCATGAATGGGACAATGAATGAGGCTGGACAGCAGACCTGCGGTTATGTTATCAGAAAAGCAAAGCCATAACTATTTGAGTGACATCTTTTTTACCTATTTTCATTAATCCGACGGAGATTTGGCAGGGATTATTAAATACAAGAGAGATCAGAATTCAGTCACTAAACGgagaagcaaaaaaacaaaaaggaaattcaaatttcaaagggCATCGtgatgtattattatttttatcaagtgAAAGGTTTTTTCAAGCACATGCCCTTTCCTTAAGAAGTTATCCCGTGTTTGATTATAGAGATTAATCGTTCAAACTGCAAATCTTCTTACCATGCCTAAAAAGTCAGAGAGCAATGCGTGTTATTGACCCAGGATGTAGGCGAGGAAAGGATAACTAAGAAATTACGAACGCTATaaaagtctatatatatatatatatatatatatatatatatatatatatatatatatattaatgtgagTGTTCGGATCAGCTTGCGCATACCTTGACTGATTTCACatgctctgaagttaacgaacATATAATTATCTagtgatcatcatattagcaatcacaggGTTCAAAACCCGATAAAAaccaatatattatttaagcaATTGAGAGCTCATgtacaaaaatcaaaagcatttgTGGTCAAGTGACAAAAAATCAGAGTGAAATTGCTTGGTACTAACAAGGATTGGGTTattctcatttttattattttattgtttagatTTAAATAATTGGAAAATCGAATGTAATTAATGGCTGAAATTTAAAATCGAATGTAGTTATAGACTTATAGGTGAGATTTGAAAACATTAGGCATCGCTGGAAAATCGAATGTAATTCATCAATGGCGAAGAGCGAGGGCTGaaggtttttaactttttattcaaccccATTGGCCCTTCCAGGCCCACGTGACAAAGCTTGTACGTGCAGTACTATGGTTATCTAGAATAGCTCAAAGAGTTGTACATATATCAGTGATTCGCAAGTATTGAGTGTatctcttttaaattataaaattactgatataaaaattaattaaaaataaaaaaaaaaaaacaataatataccAAAAAACTTTCAACAAGAAGAAtctaataccaaaaaaattatcaataataatcaaaacagGCTACATGAATAACCTAAAAACAAGTGAGTCTCGATATCTACCTTGTATGGTCACACTGAATTCACTATTTTTGTAtgtgttatttttgtttatagtgcgttattttatcagatttttttttacagcattggaataaaataaaataaaaaacttaaaagagtgAGTCCCAAGTaaatctcttctttttcaaCTAGAATAAAGTTGTTACACAGAAATGGAATATTTATCTCCCTCATATGCCTATTAACCAATGGCCAGTTAACAGCTAACTGACTGCAAGGGTTCTGTCATAAAGTTCCCTTGATTTAGTTGAGGAAAAAAGATCTTCAAAGATCGAGGTTGATGTCTAAATACAGGTTATTCTCTTTCCAGCCATTGGATTTTACCTCCTTGGTTTAAAGCTCCTAATCCTGGGATTTCATCCTAATCTCTCTCGAAAGCAGCTGTCTAAATCTTAATGGGCATCTGGTTACCGACCCTTCATGTACAAAGTCCACAACTGCGTGCAGAAGAAGAGCCTATCTGCTTAGCCTGTCCGAATCGTCTGAGACAGACACCCTTTTTTCACCACTGTCTCCTATGCGCATTGTCTTAATAATTACGTACCGACATGTTTGGTTGAATATAATGGATCGCATAATGTATTTGGttgtgtaatttttaaaattggaatATAATGGGCTATGATTACTTATTACATCATAAACATTGTGGATTAAACTCTAATTGTTgataatataaggataaaaaaactttccaataagaattaatttgaaaaaaaaaaacatagggatTATAAAAACTTTCCATAATAATGCTCTCACAcacatataatttatatgtacataaacttaattaaacaaaatgtatagtatatttatttgttgaaaaactTAGTACGTGTAAAAAGAATGCAAAATACATTACCTTAAAAAGGTTGCGCtacaaattaaaatctaaaaacttaatGAAATTTCTCCACCAAAAACAAGAACctaaaactctagaataacaaaaggaaaagcatGATGAAAACTAGAGGAAAAAGAATGCAGAAATGTTGATTTTTGATGCTCGGAACAACCCCCTCCAACTTCTATTTATACTAAATTCTGGAACCAAATCTGAAACATAAATAATTCTATTAATTAACAGAATtattttttgctgtttttaatccttattactcatcataaaaaaaataaaaaaaacatgacatttttgccttaaaaaaaccaaacattttccccctaaaaataaactattcaAGCAGTTGAAGTGGAAGTGGAAGGTTAATAATAAGACATTATATTCATAGGCTAGCTAAAAAAATCTGGCTAGGCCAAAAAAACGTTTTTAGCCTAGGCTTATGTGTGGCAAGTCAAAAACCCATTTAGTCTAGAGCCTCTTTCTTGTAAaagcttttgttttctattactCAATGTATAagctacaaaaaaaatagtgttgTAATTTGTTGATGCACCGTGGTATATGAGTGAAAACTCTAAACGGTGTAGTGTTTTCACTGTACATGCATTGTGGCATGTGCGTGAAACACTATAGTTTTGAATAGCgcctcctttttttattttatttttggttactagattttttttcttctattttattattttttatttttgttgaggattaaacttgataatttattttaatttattttctattgagttgtcatgatataaaaaaaaattgacaatagtttggtgtttgattttgcaaaaaaaaaaaaactttattttactattttcacaaaatttaaaataaaacggtcaaaactgaaaatgaaaaataaaactatttttttggtCCAACATTGTTCATTCATCACTTTTTGGGGGGAAATTAGCCTTgggatttttcttaatttgtattatggtcattttagttttgtaattatatgttctggttaaaaaattcatttcattcACATTTAGGTCCTTATATTATTTGAgggataagagagagagagagaaaaagagagttGTTAAAAATGAGAGAGGCAAGAGAAAGTAATTAGtttctatattttgatttttggttttaataagtttcattcaacaaaaacaatttcattgaaatttatttttaccttcGTCTTGTAACATCAAGTAGATtgagaaagaattttttttttaattttgtgtttttgaatcaatttagagatttttttgCATTGAGAGGTTGATTAATTGAggttttaatggattttttggTGGTTAATTTTAggcaaaatgaatttttagttattttatgtCCTTACTTTTTGGCAACTCTCTCGTCGCTACAATCTAGAGTAGTAGATGACatgttgtatgtatttttttttttaaagtcatctttcttttaacataagaaaaaaacaaggaggCATAGCATGTAGACCACCCAAGCTTGGCTTGcttttgttcttgtttcttattctatatttttaaattttaattcattgaaATAGATTAGTTAGAAATtagtttgagaaatttttatcaaataacattgaatttttaatttttttataagaccataaccttttttttattatattggcAGGCACTCTTTTAGTGCAACCTTtcatgatggttttttttttaattttattcaattgctaatttgtttctaaatattattggattaaataccatttatttttttaatttttgaaaaatattataatatcttGTTTTTAACATTAGAAAAGACActttttttcattcttcatgatgattttttaaaattttatttggtaGCTTTCAagttcatttcaatttttattgtcgtataatcaaataaaaatatttcaaaacaataagtTGTTAAACCCATTAAGACTTATGAGCCAAGTCGCGGGTTAATCTGAGTTGATCTCatgttcatttcaatttttattgtcgtatagtcaaataaaaatattctaaaaaaattagttgtcaAACCCACCAAGACTTATGAACCAAGTTGTGAGTTAATTTGAGTTGATCTGAGTCGATCCagaatattattatcttaatatatatatataaaaaaggttaaaacaattcaattttcaaaaaattcttcttgaaatcaaattaaatttttaattaaataatatcagCTCACTTCActgatttgtttaatttaaaactaagtAAAATAATTACATAAGTTTTCGGGTCACCTTCAGGCCGCATTTGATGACATTGTCAAAACAATGCCCACAGAATGCACACGTGGTGTATTGCTATTATATTTCTCAATGCATCCACCCTAACATTAGCAGAAtccatgtaaaaacaaaaaaacaaaaatccatacaaaaaaaacatgtcaaaatgAAACATGTTAACGAGATAAAAGAGTTTCAATTTAAGGGATGCCTTTCTTGTCATTATTTCAAGCCATtcaaatttattcttgaatttattcGGATGTCTTTTTGACTTTTATTAAATGAAGTACATAGAATTATAGAGTTATGTttcttcatagaaaaaaaaaaacaggaaatgaGGAATTATataacaaatcattttgtttcattggagttttaatttttactcttgttataaaaaaaaaaatgctatataattaaatacaaaagtTTTATAGGAAACAGGTTTCCTAGGACaagagattaaatattttaattcatatttatttttttattttccaacttgGTGTTTAATTAATAACTCTCATCAAtctgttttataattaaatgggCACATAAAAGTTTTAGcacgcaataaaaaaaatttattattataaaatatgttgGTAACAactacatttttttatgttaaagttttttttctatcgaCCCGTAATAAAGTGTAGGGTAATGAACTAGTGTTTatctattaagaaaaaacaagaaaatatatgcGTGTGTTAATTTGAATTCCTTTAGAGAAAAATTCTCACAATAAATCTGACACTTGTACCA encodes:
- the LOC18100505 gene encoding AAA-ATPase At5g57480, which translates into the protein MKEYWGSLASILGVLAFCQSLLHVLFPPELRFATLKLFNRVFNMFTSYCYFDITEIDGVNTNELYNAVQLYLSSCVTISGSRLSLTRALNSSAITFGLTNNDTIFDTFNGVTVLWEHIVTQRQAQTFSWRPLPDEKRGFTLRIKKKDKSLILDSYLDYIMEKANDMRRKNEDRLLYTNSRGGSLDSRGHPWESVPFKHPSTFETLAMDPVKKAEIIEDLKDFANGQSFYQKTGRAWKRGYLLYGPPGTGKSSMIAAMANYLGYDIYDLELTEVHHNSELRKLLMKTSSKSIIVIEDIDCSIDLSNRKKGSPNNSSSIGRSYCDPEMRSGPGVSTGDEGGNSITLSGLLNFTDGLWSCCGSERIFVFTTNHIDKLDPALLRSGRMDMHVFMSYCSFPALRILLKNYLGNAESDLDEGVLKELEEVIDKAEMTPADISELLIKNRRNKDRAVIELLEALKNKAEMKLKSGECVREKNLNDVGEEEEEEEQEKRALESPKEGCDYEDSIKKEEEDEEKKIK